From a region of the Prevotella melaninogenica genome:
- a CDS encoding T9SS C-terminal target domain-containing protein, with protein sequence MRIKKLFFTLAVTLLASMSTLSASAADYVKVSDKDGKDTYFALSEKPTVTFTSTAMVLTAGSQRIEYPLTDFRAFAFSNQPTGIGTLDAEGNSAVFSFGNSLKGEGLKAGSQVAVYTINGQLVGRATVSQSGSVEIPLDGQTGVFVVKSLSKTFKFIRK encoded by the coding sequence ATGAGAATTAAAAAATTATTTTTTACACTTGCTGTTACACTGTTAGCTTCCATGAGCACACTCTCTGCCTCTGCTGCTGACTATGTGAAAGTAAGTGACAAAGATGGCAAAGACACTTACTTTGCTCTGTCTGAGAAACCTACTGTTACTTTCACTTCCACTGCTATGGTTTTGACAGCTGGAAGTCAAAGAATAGAGTATCCTCTGACAGATTTCCGTGCTTTCGCCTTTTCGAATCAGCCAACAGGTATCGGTACTCTTGATGCGGAAGGCAACAGTGCAGTCTTCTCTTTTGGTAACTCTTTAAAGGGAGAAGGACTAAAAGCAGGCAGCCAGGTAGCTGTCTACACCATCAACGGACAGTTGGTTGGTCGTGCCACCGTAAGCCAAAGCGGTTCTGTTGAGATTCCTCTCGACGGACAAACAGGCGTTTTTGTAGTTAAATCATTATCTAAGACATTTAAATTTATACGTAAATGA
- a CDS encoding calycin-like domain-containing protein, whose translation MKKIFTLVIVSFLSALAVQAQTLKVTKTDGNVVTYNASDISKIEFLPSETPSQPKLIHELAGYLTVKNRVLDNVRFDTGAKIKVLQDGGKFLAEFSDTQWGTGSFVITMANHAINGTGKMKIANPNGGGAAKEYDATMSGSMREIKITIPSLMGGTDITWHYAEASAASKVAGSYTGTTSLLVGPAYGPYDASNVSYKITANEDGTINVTTPTESYAGIMMVGNLTIDSYTVKNLSYDEATHSFIRDYSSDGLKVHLKSEGGLMSLNKDYAFESPSKIIVKLDENGTLTITNSYRLTHMPLSISATYTGKKAK comes from the coding sequence ATGAAAAAGATCTTTACTTTAGTAATCGTATCTTTCTTGAGTGCACTCGCAGTACAGGCACAAACATTAAAGGTAACCAAAACCGATGGTAACGTTGTAACTTATAACGCATCGGATATTTCAAAGATTGAGTTCTTGCCAAGTGAAACCCCTTCACAGCCAAAGTTGATACACGAGCTTGCAGGCTATCTGACTGTAAAGAACAGAGTACTCGACAATGTTCGTTTTGACACAGGCGCTAAGATTAAGGTGTTGCAGGACGGTGGTAAGTTCCTTGCAGAGTTCTCTGATACTCAGTGGGGTACTGGTTCTTTCGTGATAACCATGGCTAATCACGCCATTAATGGTACTGGTAAAATGAAGATTGCGAACCCAAATGGTGGTGGCGCAGCGAAGGAATATGATGCTACGATGAGTGGTTCGATGAGAGAAATTAAGATAACAATCCCATCACTCATGGGTGGTACTGATATTACTTGGCATTATGCTGAGGCTTCAGCAGCATCTAAGGTGGCAGGAAGTTATACTGGTACGACCTCTTTGTTGGTAGGACCAGCCTATGGACCTTATGATGCAAGTAACGTATCTTATAAGATTACTGCTAACGAGGATGGTACCATCAATGTAACAACACCTACAGAGAGTTATGCAGGAATTATGATGGTGGGTAACTTAACGATAGATTCATATACCGTAAAGAATCTTTCTTATGATGAAGCAACTCACAGCTTTATTCGTGATTATAGCAGTGATGGTCTTAAGGTACATCTTAAGTCTGAAGGAGGTCTGATGAGTCTTAATAAAGACTATGCTTTCGAGTCACCAAGTAAGATTATTGTTAAACTTGATGAGAATGGGACTTTGACAATTACAAATAGCTATAGGCTTACACATATGCCACTCTCAATCTCAGCAACATATACTGGTAAAAAGGCTAAGTAA
- a CDS encoding DUF58 domain-containing protein has translation MFLTKRFYFILASLTLLAGFGYVFPQLFMGAKILLFIFAAMVVVDAVMLYHRRGITAKRTCSERFSNGDKNVVKISLESKYSFPVWLTVIDEAPEVFQRRDISYKSHLTAMGTNTIRYTLRPMKRGVYSFGKIRCFTRTVLGLVERRYTLGNAEDVKVYPSYMMLNRYELLAISNNLTEMGIKRIRRAGNNTEFEQIKDYVKGDEYRSINWKASARRNQLMVNVYRDERSQQIFSVIDKGRVMQQSFRGMTLLDYSINASLVLSYVAMRRDDKAGLITFADKMDTFVAPSKQTGQMQLLLESLYAQETKFGESDFSGLCANVHKQVSKRSLFVIYTNFSGMTALNRQLAYLKLLSQWHRVLVVFFEDAEMNDYIRSPKHSTEEYYQHVIAEKFACEKRLIVSTLRQHGIYSVLTTPDKLSIDVINKYLEMKQRQILT, from the coding sequence ATGTTCCTTACTAAAAGGTTTTATTTTATATTAGCAAGCCTTACCCTGCTCGCAGGCTTTGGTTATGTGTTCCCACAGCTTTTCATGGGTGCAAAGATACTTCTCTTTATCTTTGCTGCTATGGTTGTGGTCGATGCTGTTATGCTCTATCATCGTCGTGGGATAACAGCGAAACGAACCTGTTCAGAACGTTTCTCTAATGGTGATAAGAATGTTGTCAAGATAAGTTTAGAAAGTAAGTATTCCTTCCCTGTATGGTTGACGGTTATAGATGAGGCGCCAGAGGTGTTCCAACGGAGAGATATTAGCTATAAGAGTCATCTAACAGCGATGGGTACGAATACAATTCGTTATACGCTCAGACCGATGAAGCGTGGCGTCTACTCCTTTGGTAAGATTCGTTGCTTCACACGTACAGTCTTAGGACTTGTCGAGCGTCGTTATACATTGGGCAACGCAGAAGACGTCAAGGTCTATCCTTCTTATATGATGCTGAATCGCTATGAGCTTCTTGCGATAAGCAATAATCTCACTGAGATGGGTATAAAGCGTATTCGTCGGGCAGGTAACAACACTGAGTTTGAGCAGATAAAAGACTATGTGAAAGGTGATGAATACCGAAGTATAAACTGGAAGGCAAGTGCACGTCGCAATCAGTTGATGGTGAATGTCTATCGTGATGAGCGTTCTCAGCAGATATTCTCGGTTATTGATAAGGGACGTGTTATGCAGCAATCGTTCCGTGGAATGACGCTTCTCGACTATAGTATCAATGCTTCTTTGGTATTGTCATATGTTGCCATGCGCCGTGATGATAAGGCTGGCTTGATAACCTTTGCAGATAAAATGGACACGTTTGTTGCTCCTTCGAAGCAAACTGGTCAGATGCAACTTCTCTTAGAGTCACTATACGCACAGGAAACGAAGTTTGGCGAAAGTGATTTTAGTGGTTTGTGTGCCAATGTACATAAACAAGTTAGCAAGCGAAGTCTGTTCGTTATTTATACAAACTTCTCTGGTATGACTGCTCTTAATAGACAGTTGGCTTACTTGAAATTGCTTAGTCAGTGGCATCGTGTACTCGTTGTTTTCTTTGAAGATGCTGAAATGAATGATTATATTCGTTCTCCAAAGCACTCAACAGAGGAATATTACCAGCATGTTATTGCTGAGAAGTTTGCCTGCGAAAAGCGTTTGATAGTATCAACATTGCGCCAGCATGGTATCTATAGCGTATTGACAACGCCAGATAAACTTAGCATTGATGTTATCAATAAATACTTGGAAATGAAGCAAAGACAAATCTTAACATAG